In Thermoanaerobacterium xylanolyticum LX-11, the genomic window AAAATGGCTTCCAAGTTTGAATATGATAAAAAGCTTGACAACATAGTAGAAAAGACGATAGAAGTTATAGGTAGCAGCAAAGAGCAGATTTCAGAAATATTAGAGAGGACAAGGAATGAGTATCACCTTTTAGAAGAACAGATAAACGAGCTGAAAGTCAAGGTTAGATTTGTTATAAAAGAGGTAGAACAACTTGAAAGAAAAGAGAAAAGCTCTAAGTTAAAACTGGCTTATGTAAGCCAGCGCTTTGGCAATATAAGTGAGGATGCCATAAAGGAAGCTTACGAAGAAGCGAAGGAGATTCAGGTAGCGCTTATTTTAAAAAGGCAGGAAGAAAAAGACCTTATAGCAAGAAGAAATGAGCTGGAGAGAAAGCTAATTGAGTATAGGGCAATTGTAGAAAAAGCAGAAAAACTTTCTACACAGATAGGTGTTGCCCTTGATTACTTGACAGGCGATTTGACAAAGCTTCACAGCCAGTACGAAGAACTTAAAGACAGGCAACTTCTAAATATACGCATAATAGAAGCTCAGGAAGATGAGAGGAAAAGGATCGCTCGCGAGATACACGATGGTCCAGCCCAGTCTATGGCAAATGTAATATTAAAAGCAGAGCTATGCGAGAAACTTATTAGCAAAGATGTAGAAAAAGCTAAAGATGAGCTTAAAAATCTTAAAGACATAGCACATTTATCATTGAAAGAAGTGAGAAAGATCATTTACGATTTAAGGCCGTCCGTTCTTGATGATTTAGGCTTAATACCTGCTGTATCAAAGTACATAAATGACTTTAAAAATGATACTGGAATAAATGTGGATTTTATTACCTTATCTGAACATAAACGATTAAAGCCTGAAATAGAAATAACCTGTTTTAGGGTCATTCAGGAAGCCTTGACAAACATTCGGAAGCACTCAAAGGCGAAGAATGCCGTGATACGATTAGAGTTTGGTGATCGATTTATAAGCATAATTATAAAAGATGACGGTGTAGGTTTTGAAAAGACATCTCAAGACAATAAATTTGGACTGTTGGGGATGCGGGAGAGAGTTCAGATATTAAACGGGAAATTTGAAATAAATAGTTCACCTAATGAGGGGACTCAAATTTACATTTCCATTCCGCTAGGTGGTGATAAGTGCAATGATTAACATTATGATAGCTGATGACCATGTGCTTTTGCGTCAAGGGCTAAAACAGATAATTGAATTAGAAGAAGATATGAAAGTGGTGTATCAAGCCTCAGATGGAGAAGAAGCTTATAATTTGGCTAAAAATAATTCTCCAGATATAATTTTGATGGATATAAACATGCCAAATGTAAATGGCATTAAAGCTGCAAAGATGATTAAAAGCAATGATCCTAAAAATAAAATAATGTTTTTGACTATCTACAATGACAAAGAGTACCTTATGGAGGCATTGAAAATAGGTGTGGAAGGTTACATATTAAAAGATGCAGATTCAGATGAACTTATAAAGGCTATAAGAATCATATCAAATGGAGGCGTTTACATACATCCTTCACTTATCAGGGAAATTGAAAGCCTAGAGAAGAATGAATGCAAAAAAGATCTTACTGACAGAGAGTTTGAGATATTGAATTTAATCGCTGAAGGTTATAGCAATAAAGAGATAGCAGATAAGCTCTTCTTAAGCGAAAAGACAGTCAAAAATCACGTGTACAATATATTTAGAAAATTAGATGTAAAAGATAGGACTCAAGCTGCCATATATTTATTA contains:
- a CDS encoding sensor histidine kinase, which gives rise to MASKFEYDKKLDNIVEKTIEVIGSSKEQISEILERTRNEYHLLEEQINELKVKVRFVIKEVEQLERKEKSSKLKLAYVSQRFGNISEDAIKEAYEEAKEIQVALILKRQEEKDLIARRNELERKLIEYRAIVEKAEKLSTQIGVALDYLTGDLTKLHSQYEELKDRQLLNIRIIEAQEDERKRIAREIHDGPAQSMANVILKAELCEKLISKDVEKAKDELKNLKDIAHLSLKEVRKIIYDLRPSVLDDLGLIPAVSKYINDFKNDTGINVDFITLSEHKRLKPEIEITCFRVIQEALTNIRKHSKAKNAVIRLEFGDRFISIIIKDDGVGFEKTSQDNKFGLLGMRERVQILNGKFEINSSPNEGTQIYISIPLGGDKCND
- a CDS encoding response regulator → MINIMIADDHVLLRQGLKQIIELEEDMKVVYQASDGEEAYNLAKNNSPDIILMDINMPNVNGIKAAKMIKSNDPKNKIMFLTIYNDKEYLMEALKIGVEGYILKDADSDELIKAIRIISNGGVYIHPSLIREIESLEKNECKKDLTDREFEILNLIAEGYSNKEIADKLFLSEKTVKNHVYNIFRKLDVKDRTQAAIYLLKNNNMYNMHT